The following are encoded in a window of Solibacillus sp. FSL R7-0668 genomic DNA:
- a CDS encoding DUF1850 domain-containing protein, with protein MKKWLALIILVLSVVMVFIPYERSITFTETRTEQPVMFYLPLDKEYNFQIIFTHSIHLTDVIESYQVLPTNELQLLSMQYEDVAIGMPSSAEAGQTLTYENGRYILRYDDAKLEEFTLHIGDVDYKLNLQHNNEVIPLKEKLTRGKSYVLKIEKLSFYQKMKGVELDE; from the coding sequence ATGAAGAAATGGTTAGCCCTTATCATTCTAGTGCTTAGTGTAGTAATGGTATTTATTCCATATGAGCGCAGCATAACGTTTACAGAAACACGGACGGAGCAGCCTGTTATGTTTTATTTGCCATTGGATAAGGAATATAATTTTCAAATTATCTTTACACACTCCATCCATTTAACAGATGTAATCGAAAGCTATCAGGTGCTGCCAACGAATGAACTACAGCTATTGTCTATGCAATACGAAGATGTCGCAATTGGCATGCCAAGCTCAGCAGAAGCGGGGCAAACCTTAACGTATGAAAATGGTCGATACATCCTGCGTTATGACGATGCTAAACTAGAGGAATTTACGCTACATATTGGCGATGTAGATTATAAACTAAATCTGCAGCATAACAATGAAGTAATACCATTAAAGGAAAAACTAACACGTGGAAAATCCTACGTACTAAAAATTGAAAAACTATCATTTTATCAAAAAATGAAAGGAGTCGAATTAGATGAGTAA
- a CDS encoding TRAP transporter permease yields the protein MSKEQTINPEELHESLSLEKQQELLEKFDIESNQRDPQNIMKYVIYFGLLAFTLFQLYTAIFGQFPAQIQRTVHLGFALVFIFLLFPAVRKLSKKGIPFYDYLLALVSIFVGSYWVLNYERLVQSLGKLETLDFYVGLLAIILVLEAARRAVGLPIAIIAVLFLLYAFYGRYMPDFMAHRGQSLEGIVNLMYYSTDGILGTPLAVSSTFIFAFLLFGAFLVKTGVGQYFNDLAISVAGKLVGGPAKVAIFSSALQGTISGSSVANVVTSGSYTIPMMKRLGYNKNFAGAVEASASTGGQLMPPIMGAAAFLMVEFIGRNITYWDVAKAAAIPALLYFVGIWIMTHFEAKRLGLRGLKDEEMPDRSHVFKKIYLLIPIVLIIVLMVSGVPVIHAALYGIISCVVVGIINPDVKFGVKEFVDALVDGARSALAVAAATACAGIIVGVVVKTGLGLSLANSLVKLAGGSILLTLFFVMIASLILGMGAPTTANYVITSTIAAPAIIALLAPDVPASAAPIVIVLSAHFFVFYFGIIADITPPVALAAFAASGISGGDPIRTGVNSAKLAIAAFIIPYMIVFSPALLMIDVSIGEIVWVVFSAVMGMIAIGAGVIGYWYRKVNVIERLVLIAAGLAMIYPESLSDTIGLIVFAVMFVIQWMTRNKDEGPKVATS from the coding sequence ATGAGTAAGGAACAAACAATTAACCCAGAAGAGCTACATGAAAGCTTATCGCTTGAAAAACAGCAAGAATTACTTGAAAAATTTGATATCGAATCGAATCAACGTGATCCACAAAACATTATGAAATATGTTATTTATTTTGGCCTTTTAGCATTTACATTATTCCAATTGTATACTGCTATTTTCGGTCAGTTTCCAGCACAAATTCAACGTACGGTTCACTTAGGATTCGCATTGGTATTTATTTTCCTGCTTTTCCCGGCAGTGCGTAAATTATCGAAAAAGGGCATACCGTTTTACGATTATTTATTAGCGCTCGTTTCGATTTTTGTGGGGAGTTATTGGGTATTAAATTATGAACGTCTTGTACAAAGTCTAGGGAAATTAGAAACACTAGACTTTTATGTCGGGCTTTTGGCGATTATTTTAGTTTTAGAAGCAGCAAGACGAGCGGTAGGATTACCGATTGCGATCATTGCGGTACTATTTTTACTGTACGCTTTCTATGGCCGGTACATGCCTGATTTCATGGCACACCGTGGTCAAAGCTTAGAAGGTATCGTCAATTTAATGTACTACTCGACAGACGGGATTTTGGGGACACCGTTAGCGGTATCTTCTACATTTATTTTCGCCTTCCTCTTATTCGGTGCATTTTTAGTGAAAACAGGCGTTGGTCAATATTTCAATGATTTGGCGATTTCGGTTGCTGGTAAGCTAGTAGGTGGTCCAGCGAAAGTTGCGATTTTCTCGTCTGCTTTACAAGGAACGATTTCAGGAAGTTCTGTAGCGAACGTCGTAACATCTGGTTCCTATACGATTCCAATGATGAAACGACTTGGCTATAATAAAAACTTTGCTGGTGCGGTAGAAGCCTCTGCCTCAACAGGAGGACAGTTAATGCCACCGATTATGGGGGCGGCTGCCTTTTTAATGGTTGAATTTATCGGTCGTAATATTACGTATTGGGATGTAGCGAAAGCAGCAGCGATTCCTGCATTGCTTTACTTTGTAGGGATTTGGATTATGACTCATTTTGAAGCGAAGCGTTTAGGCTTACGTGGCTTAAAAGATGAGGAAATGCCGGATCGTTCACATGTATTTAAAAAGATCTATTTATTAATTCCGATTGTATTAATTATTGTGTTGATGGTATCAGGAGTACCTGTTATTCATGCAGCATTATACGGGATTATTTCTTGTGTTGTTGTTGGAATTATTAATCCAGATGTTAAATTTGGAGTGAAAGAATTTGTTGACGCATTAGTAGATGGTGCCCGTTCGGCATTAGCGGTAGCAGCAGCAACGGCATGTGCGGGTATTATTGTAGGTGTTGTTGTTAAAACGGGCTTAGGTTTATCTTTAGCGAATAGCTTAGTGAAACTTGCGGGTGGTAGCATTTTATTAACATTATTCTTCGTCATGATTGCATCGCTAATTTTAGGGATGGGTGCACCAACAACGGCGAACTATGTTATTACATCAACAATTGCTGCGCCAGCGATTATTGCATTGCTTGCACCTGATGTACCAGCAAGTGCTGCACCAATTGTCATTGTATTATCAGCACACTTCTTTGTGTTTTACTTCGGGATTATTGCAGATATTACACCACCTGTCGCACTCGCCGCCTTTGCTGCCTCTGGTATTTCAGGCGGAGATCCGATTCGTACAGGTGTAAACTCTGCAAAACTAGCCATTGCGGCATTTATTATTCCGTATATGATTGTATTCTCACCAGCTTTGTTAATGATTGATGTGTCCATTGGTGAAATTGTGTGGGTTGTATTTTCAGCGGTAATGGGAATGATTGCGATTGGCGCGGGTGTTATCGGCTATTGGTACCGAAAAGTGAACGTAATTGAACGTCTCGTATTAATAGCAGCCGGCTTAGCGATGATTTACCCAGAGTCTTTATCAGATACAATTGGTTTAATTGTCTTCGCGGTTATGTTTGTTATTCAGTGGATGACGAGAAATAAAGATGAAGGCCCAAAAGTGGCTACTTCATAA
- a CDS encoding amidohydrolase, whose product MLAVKSSEQMIFDWFQHFHANPEVSWKEVKTTARLAEILSGMGVAFKRFDDVTGIVAEIGTGNDVIAVRADIDALWQEVDGMMQANHSCGHDANISMVLGALHALKDEKLTKRIRFIFQPAEETGGGALAMVERGVMKDVTHLFGVHLRPQEELPLGKVAPAIYHGAAAFLGGTISGADAHGARPHQGNNAIDVVVAIQHMLKNIHIDPFEVYSAKLTKIVADGGSVNIIPGNASFSIDVRAQKNEILAQVQRYVDKGLKQISDMFEIDIAWDWQDVTPGAEVSIEAAAIAERAIVEALGESYLAPAVVTPGSDDFHFYTIKNPQLKAAMIGIGANLGPGLHHPKMTFDAQALLDGAKVIATTLKMMATK is encoded by the coding sequence ATGTTGGCGGTAAAATCGAGTGAACAAATGATATTTGATTGGTTTCAGCATTTCCATGCAAATCCGGAAGTTAGCTGGAAAGAAGTGAAGACAACTGCGAGATTAGCGGAAATTTTAAGTGGCATGGGTGTAGCCTTCAAACGTTTTGATGATGTGACAGGCATAGTCGCAGAAATTGGCACAGGTAACGATGTAATTGCGGTTCGTGCGGATATTGATGCACTTTGGCAAGAGGTAGACGGTATGATGCAGGCCAACCATTCTTGTGGTCATGATGCCAATATTTCGATGGTATTAGGCGCACTTCACGCATTAAAAGATGAAAAATTAACAAAACGCATTCGCTTTATTTTTCAACCGGCTGAAGAAACAGGTGGTGGTGCGCTAGCGATGGTTGAGCGCGGGGTGATGAAGGATGTAACGCATTTATTTGGGGTGCATTTGCGACCGCAAGAGGAGCTGCCACTTGGTAAAGTCGCACCGGCCATTTATCACGGGGCTGCTGCATTTTTAGGTGGTACCATTTCCGGAGCAGATGCACATGGAGCGCGTCCGCATCAGGGGAATAACGCTATTGATGTAGTCGTTGCGATTCAGCACATGTTAAAAAACATTCATATCGATCCGTTTGAAGTGTATTCGGCGAAGTTAACGAAAATTGTTGCAGATGGCGGCAGTGTAAACATTATTCCAGGGAATGCTAGCTTTTCAATCGATGTACGTGCACAAAAAAATGAAATACTCGCGCAAGTACAGCGATATGTAGACAAAGGGCTAAAGCAAATTTCTGACATGTTCGAGATTGACATTGCTTGGGATTGGCAAGATGTGACACCGGGTGCGGAAGTGTCAATAGAAGCGGCAGCAATAGCGGAGCGTGCGATTGTGGAAGCGTTAGGGGAGTCGTATTTAGCACCAGCAGTCGTAACGCCTGGTAGTGATGACTTCCACTTTTATACGATTAAAAATCCGCAATTAAAAGCGGCGATGATCGGTATTGGTGCAAATCTAGGACCGGGGTTACATCACCCTAAAATGACATTTGATGCCCAAGCGTTGTTAGACGGCGCCAAAGTAATAGCTACCACATTAAAAATGATGGCAACAAAATAA
- a CDS encoding Fe-S oxidoreductase gives MPALSYDQVRQLNSYSIFTEEPQRPLFTLANLHKDFYLTDFRNLMMGITNAATEAAAISHFGRRYGMFVAMQFYMLTTYDEIWDGKPEDLRFAMVPEFGIHTLGMYINPNDFRYVEDDERERVMTDLLYKTSVIIGQLRKTTSISPLTLWENIFGYMLWHFHTLLANPALADRAFEDLDMLEDKHVWRHFSDKSLFLNYTGGQSPSALINQPVRKSCCFSKDIPGLIACGFCPIK, from the coding sequence ATGCCTGCACTTTCATACGATCAAGTACGCCAATTAAATTCCTATAGTATTTTTACAGAAGAGCCACAGCGTCCACTTTTTACATTAGCGAATTTGCATAAGGATTTTTATTTAACCGATTTTCGCAATTTAATGATGGGCATTACGAATGCTGCAACAGAGGCAGCTGCGATTTCTCACTTTGGACGCCGCTACGGTATGTTTGTGGCCATGCAATTTTATATGCTCACAACCTATGATGAAATTTGGGATGGAAAGCCAGAAGACTTACGCTTTGCGATGGTTCCAGAATTCGGTATTCATACATTAGGGATGTACATTAATCCAAATGATTTCCGCTATGTAGAGGATGATGAGCGTGAGCGTGTTATGACCGACCTTTTGTATAAAACGTCCGTAATCATTGGCCAATTGCGCAAAACAACATCCATTTCCCCTCTAACATTATGGGAGAATATTTTCGGCTATATGCTCTGGCATTTCCATACTTTACTTGCAAACCCTGCATTAGCAGACCGCGCATTTGAGGATTTAGATATGCTCGAGGATAAACATGTATGGCGTCATTTCTCAGACAAATCATTATTCCTAAATTACACAGGTGGTCAAAGTCCATCTGCGCTAATCAATCAACCTGTCCGTAAAAGCTGCTGCTTTTCAAAAGATATTCCCGGCTTAATCGCTTGTGGCTTTTGCCCAATTAAATAA
- a CDS encoding DUF4395 domain-containing protein, whose amino-acid sequence MTKPISIPRPLVRVNQWTIFLSVILTWVTGQYGLIAIPLVANLLGVLTGFNPIMRFAKLFLTKDIKAYIPEDVGQQKFNATIACVCLAGGLVGFVLNISVLAYSFTFMVALASFIALLGFCIGCFLHFQLKQFQYRNSLKNS is encoded by the coding sequence ATGACGAAACCGATTTCTATTCCGAGGCCTTTAGTGCGCGTCAATCAATGGACAATTTTTCTTTCCGTTATTTTAACGTGGGTTACAGGGCAGTACGGGCTTATAGCGATTCCTTTAGTGGCAAATCTACTAGGTGTTTTAACTGGGTTTAATCCCATCATGCGTTTTGCGAAGCTTTTTTTAACGAAGGATATAAAAGCATATATTCCTGAAGATGTCGGACAGCAAAAGTTCAATGCGACTATTGCCTGTGTATGTTTAGCGGGAGGGCTTGTAGGATTTGTGCTAAATATTTCAGTGTTAGCTTATAGTTTTACATTCATGGTTGCACTTGCTTCATTTATTGCGCTTCTAGGATTTTGCATTGGATGCTTCCTACATTTTCAATTGAAGCAATTTCAATACCGTAATTCGTTGAAAAATTCTTAA
- a CDS encoding DMT family transporter: MKELLIGILAALFFAVTFVLNHSMELEGGSWLWSSSLRYFFMLPFLIAIVAIRGKGGFRIMTSEMKQHPGAWVIWSFVGFVLFYAPLTFAAAFGPGWLVSGTWQFTIVAGVLLAPLFVTVTSGQPIRAKIPLISLGISSIILIGILMIQIPQAQSVSTKSLLLGILPVVIAAFAYPLGNRKMMELCGGRVDPFQRVLGMTIASLPAWIILAIYAAFTVGMPSSNQVFQSLLVAVSSGVIATVLFFIATDRVRHDQGKLAAVEATQSTEVLFAMIGEMVLLSVPLPQPIALAGLAVIIIGMLLHSYHTMLASRKQLSLTKTDHT; encoded by the coding sequence ATGAAGGAATTATTAATCGGTATTTTAGCAGCGCTCTTTTTCGCTGTCACATTTGTGTTAAATCATTCCATGGAGCTAGAAGGTGGCAGCTGGCTCTGGAGCTCGTCACTTCGCTATTTCTTTATGCTCCCGTTTTTAATCGCTATCGTTGCGATTCGCGGAAAGGGTGGCTTTCGCATCATGACTTCAGAAATGAAGCAACATCCAGGAGCTTGGGTCATTTGGAGCTTTGTCGGCTTTGTTTTGTTTTATGCACCATTAACATTCGCAGCCGCATTCGGTCCGGGCTGGCTCGTTTCAGGCACATGGCAATTCACAATTGTAGCGGGTGTGCTACTTGCCCCACTTTTTGTGACCGTCACATCTGGTCAACCTATTCGTGCCAAAATCCCGCTCATTTCACTTGGTATATCGAGCATTATTTTAATCGGCATCTTAATGATTCAAATCCCACAAGCCCAAAGTGTTTCAACTAAAAGTTTGCTGCTTGGCATTTTACCAGTCGTCATTGCGGCTTTTGCGTATCCGCTAGGGAATCGTAAAATGATGGAGCTTTGTGGTGGGCGCGTCGATCCATTTCAGCGAGTGCTTGGTATGACGATTGCTTCCCTACCTGCTTGGATTATTCTTGCTATTTACGCAGCATTTACAGTAGGTATGCCCTCCTCGAACCAAGTATTTCAGTCATTACTCGTTGCCGTGTCTTCAGGAGTAATTGCGACGGTATTGTTTTTCATCGCCACCGATCGCGTGCGCCACGACCAAGGGAAATTAGCAGCCGTTGAAGCAACCCAATCAACTGAGGTGCTGTTTGCGATGATTGGTGAAATGGTATTACTAAGCGTTCCTTTACCACAGCCTATTGCGTTAGCAGGCTTAGCCGTCATCATTATCGGCATGTTACTACATAGCTACCATACAATGCTCGCCAGTAGAAAGCAGCTTTCCCTAACAAAAACGGATCACACATAA
- the pepT gene encoding peptidase T, producing the protein MKEKVIERLVRYAKIDTQSDFNSETTPSTMKQFDLLHVLKDELAEIGLTDITLDENGYLFATLEANTDKDVPTIGFLAHVDTTTDYTGTNVQPQRIDNYDGEAITLKNGLVMSPDYFPNLKNYVGQTLITTDGNTLLGADDKAGIAEIMTAMEFLVNNPEIKHGKIRVAFTPDEEIGRGPHKFDVAQFGADYAYTMDGGPLGELQFESFNAAGVKVTTRGTNIHPGSAKDKMVNSITKAIEFQNEMPKDAVPEKTDGYEGFIHLMHFEGGIEESTMSYIIRDHDRTKFEEKKAFMAKVGQDMQAKYGEDAITVQIDDQYYNMGEKIEPVMEIVDIVKEAFAKFDIMPIVEPIRGGTDGSQLSYMGLPTPNIFAGGENMHGKYEFVSGETMEKATEVIIEIVQLFEKRN; encoded by the coding sequence ATGAAAGAAAAAGTTATTGAACGCTTAGTACGCTATGCGAAAATCGACACACAATCTGATTTCAACTCAGAAACAACCCCCTCAACAATGAAGCAATTTGATCTATTGCATGTTTTAAAAGACGAATTAGCTGAAATCGGTTTAACAGACATTACATTAGATGAAAACGGCTACCTTTTCGCAACATTAGAAGCAAACACAGATAAAGACGTACCAACAATCGGCTTTTTAGCGCATGTGGATACAACAACTGATTACACAGGTACAAATGTCCAGCCTCAACGAATCGACAACTATGACGGTGAAGCAATTACATTAAAAAATGGCTTAGTTATGTCACCTGACTACTTCCCGAACTTAAAAAATTATGTGGGACAAACACTAATTACAACAGACGGCAACACATTACTCGGTGCAGATGACAAAGCTGGGATCGCTGAAATTATGACAGCTATGGAGTTCCTAGTGAACAATCCCGAAATTAAGCATGGTAAAATCCGCGTTGCCTTTACACCAGATGAAGAAATCGGTCGTGGCCCACATAAATTTGACGTCGCACAATTTGGCGCTGACTACGCGTACACAATGGATGGCGGCCCACTTGGTGAATTACAATTCGAAAGCTTTAATGCAGCTGGCGTAAAAGTCACAACACGCGGCACGAATATTCACCCAGGCTCTGCCAAGGATAAGATGGTCAACTCGATTACAAAAGCAATCGAATTCCAAAACGAAATGCCAAAAGACGCCGTTCCTGAAAAAACAGACGGCTACGAAGGCTTCATTCACTTAATGCACTTTGAAGGTGGCATCGAAGAATCAACAATGTCTTACATTATCCGCGACCATGACCGCACGAAATTCGAAGAGAAAAAAGCATTCATGGCAAAGGTCGGACAAGATATGCAAGCAAAATACGGTGAAGACGCGATTACCGTACAAATTGACGATCAATATTACAATATGGGCGAAAAAATCGAACCTGTGATGGAAATTGTGGATATCGTAAAAGAAGCATTTGCGAAATTCGATATTATGCCAATCGTTGAACCAATTCGTGGTGGTACTGACGGCTCTCAACTTTCATACATGGGCTTACCAACACCAAACATCTTCGCTGGTGGCGAAAACATGCACGGTAAATATGAATTCGTATCAGGCGAAACGATGGAAAAGGCAACTGAAGTGATTATTGAAATTGTTCAGTTATTTGAAAAACGTAACTAG
- a CDS encoding lysoplasmalogenase yields the protein MTRKLLILFFLGFGFYYVFFFDSIDASLKMVFKLIPMLLLIGLAFSTKVPIKAPYYWLISIGLIFCAIGDYTLQWFIIGLSFFLIGHVFYIFAFQSTNVSTTPTYVKILLVAYGLFMLVWVAGSVFKSGDTILAVAVVAYMSVILMMGWTSFRTGSSLAIAGALLFIASDSILAINKFMFPVAYSHELIMSTYYGAQFLFMLSITQYFKIVQKPK from the coding sequence ATGACAAGAAAACTACTTATTTTATTCTTTTTAGGCTTCGGCTTCTATTATGTATTCTTTTTTGACTCCATCGATGCTTCATTAAAGATGGTATTTAAGCTCATTCCAATGTTGCTGCTCATCGGGCTTGCCTTTTCGACAAAAGTACCTATAAAAGCGCCTTATTACTGGCTTATTTCGATCGGACTCATTTTTTGTGCGATTGGCGACTATACGTTGCAATGGTTTATTATCGGGCTCAGCTTTTTCTTAATTGGGCATGTTTTTTATATTTTTGCCTTTCAATCCACCAATGTCAGCACAACACCCACCTACGTAAAAATCCTTTTAGTTGCATATGGACTTTTTATGCTGGTGTGGGTGGCTGGTTCTGTCTTCAAAAGTGGCGATACGATATTAGCGGTTGCTGTTGTCGCGTACATGTCGGTCATTTTAATGATGGGCTGGACATCATTTCGTACAGGTAGCTCGCTAGCGATTGCGGGGGCACTGCTGTTTATTGCGTCGGATTCCATTTTAGCCATCAACAAATTTATGTTCCCCGTAGCTTATTCACATGAGCTGATTATGTCAACGTATTACGGCGCACAATTTTTGTTTATGCTTAGCATTACGCAATACTTCAAAATAGTTCAAAAACCGAAATAA
- the nfsA gene encoding oxygen-insensitive NADPH nitroreductase: METRELLRSHSSVRKYTGEEISKETVIDLIETAQMAASSHFVQAYSVIWVTDEEKKKQLGELSKNEFQFGTAGASFLFCVDFKRLHVAGKMHGVDIVADSAENVLVGVADVSLFAQNFVIAAESMGYGICYIGGARTNPKEISELFNLPEYVFPLFAMTIGTPTKRNETKPRLPVAAVLHENSYDVEKYDTLLAEYDATMESYYASRSSNQKLATWTKQMADFLIDQKRPFIKDFLASQGFTWK, from the coding sequence GTGGAAACTAGAGAATTATTACGTAGTCACTCATCTGTTCGGAAATATACAGGCGAGGAAATTTCAAAGGAAACCGTTATCGACTTAATCGAAACCGCTCAAATGGCCGCAAGCTCACATTTCGTACAAGCCTATAGCGTCATTTGGGTAACAGATGAAGAGAAAAAGAAACAGCTTGGCGAACTATCAAAAAATGAATTTCAATTTGGAACAGCGGGCGCATCATTCCTATTTTGCGTAGACTTCAAGCGACTACATGTGGCTGGGAAAATGCATGGTGTCGACATCGTAGCGGATTCTGCTGAAAACGTACTTGTTGGGGTTGCGGATGTATCATTATTCGCACAAAACTTTGTTATCGCAGCAGAGTCGATGGGCTACGGCATTTGCTATATTGGCGGTGCACGTACAAATCCAAAAGAAATTAGCGAGCTATTCAATTTACCTGAATATGTGTTCCCTCTGTTTGCGATGACTATCGGTACACCAACGAAACGCAACGAAACAAAGCCGCGTTTGCCGGTAGCAGCCGTCCTACATGAAAACAGCTATGATGTGGAAAAATATGATACATTACTTGCTGAATATGATGCGACAATGGAAAGCTACTACGCAAGCCGTTCATCCAATCAAAAGCTAGCTACTTGGACAAAGCAAATGGCCGATTTCCTCATTGATCAAAAACGTCCGTTCATTAAAGACTTCTTAGCATCACAAGGCTTTACTTGGAAATAA
- a CDS encoding DASS family sodium-coupled anion symporter → MAAISEKNSSSTEQKRNLKPLWILLAFAALITITLLPNDGDLPVAGQRALAILAFAVILWVTEAVAYPVSSAMILALIAVLLGLAPSMEDPSVQMGTSSALKLALGGFSSSAVALVGMALFLAAAMQITNLHKRIALWVLSLVGTKTNALVFGAILVAIVLAFVVPSATARAGAVVPILLGIVAAFGLTKESKLAALLVITAAQAVSIWNIGIKTAAAQNLIALGFIKTEFGIDITWGEWFMYAAPFSAIMSVVLFFVMIKLIKPETDNISSGKDVIRKQLTELGPLKRKEITLIITTLVLLFFWATEGKVHPFDTTTVTIIAIAFLLAPKVGVFNWQEASSRIDWGTLIVFAVGISLGTTLLNTKGAAWLSDTIFGSLGLDTMPILATIALVTIFNIVIHLGFASATSLASALIPVFIALALSLPIPVENQIGFVLIQQFVICFGFLLPVSAPQNMLAYGTGAFTTKDFLKSGIPLTIFGFILIIIFSATYWKWLGLL, encoded by the coding sequence ATGGCAGCAATCAGTGAAAAAAATTCAAGTTCCACTGAACAAAAACGTAATTTAAAGCCGCTTTGGATTTTACTTGCATTTGCCGCACTCATTACGATTACGCTCTTACCAAATGACGGTGATTTACCTGTTGCTGGTCAACGAGCCTTAGCGATTTTAGCATTTGCCGTTATTTTATGGGTAACTGAAGCGGTAGCATACCCGGTTAGCTCAGCCATGATTTTAGCATTAATCGCTGTGCTCCTTGGTTTGGCACCAAGTATGGAAGATCCATCTGTTCAAATGGGGACAAGCAGTGCACTAAAATTAGCATTAGGTGGTTTTAGTAGCTCGGCGGTCGCACTTGTTGGGATGGCGCTCTTTTTAGCAGCTGCGATGCAAATTACTAATTTACATAAACGAATCGCACTTTGGGTATTATCATTAGTTGGAACAAAAACAAATGCATTAGTATTTGGTGCGATTTTAGTCGCAATCGTTTTAGCATTCGTTGTACCAAGTGCAACAGCTCGAGCGGGTGCAGTTGTACCGATTTTATTAGGAATTGTCGCGGCATTTGGTTTAACTAAGGAAAGTAAGCTTGCCGCATTATTAGTCATTACCGCAGCACAGGCTGTTTCGATTTGGAATATCGGGATTAAAACAGCAGCAGCACAAAACTTAATTGCACTTGGCTTCATTAAAACAGAATTCGGTATCGATATTACATGGGGCGAGTGGTTCATGTATGCTGCGCCATTTTCTGCCATCATGTCCGTTGTTTTATTCTTCGTCATGATCAAATTAATCAAACCGGAAACAGATAATATTTCAAGCGGTAAAGATGTCATCCGCAAGCAGTTAACAGAGCTTGGCCCATTAAAACGCAAAGAAATAACATTAATCATTACAACATTAGTCCTTTTATTCTTCTGGGCAACAGAAGGTAAAGTACATCCATTCGATACAACAACCGTAACAATTATCGCGATTGCCTTTTTATTAGCTCCTAAAGTAGGCGTGTTCAACTGGCAAGAAGCTTCTAGCCGTATTGACTGGGGTACATTAATTGTCTTTGCGGTAGGGATTTCATTAGGTACTACATTATTAAACACAAAAGGGGCCGCTTGGTTATCCGATACGATTTTCGGCTCACTTGGCCTAGATACAATGCCGATTTTAGCAACAATCGCATTAGTCACAATCTTTAACATCGTGATTCACTTAGGCTTCGCATCCGCAACAAGTTTAGCTTCGGCGCTAATTCCGGTATTTATCGCATTAGCCTTAAGCTTACCAATACCGGTTGAAAACCAAATTGGCTTCGTTCTGATTCAGCAATTCGTCATTTGCTTCGGTTTCTTATTACCTGTAAGTGCGCCACAAAACATGCTCGCTTATGGTACCGGTGCATTCACAACAAAGGATTTCTTAAAATCAGGGATTCCATTAACCATTTTCGGCTTTATCTTAATTATCATTTTCAGTGCAACTTATTGGAAATGGCTCGGATTATTGTAA